The stretch of DNA GAACCCAATATAGCTTATAGAGGTGCCGTAACAATATTGCAAATATAAATTACCGCTAACTCCACTATGAAATAACACCGTCTATAGCTTATAGAGATGCTTCATATTTGGTTGTATATTACTAACGTTTGAGTCTAAATTTTTTGCATACAGTTAAAGGGCATATATAGCTTCGATCAATCAAAAGGATCGATGTTGAGATGTTATATATATGCATACACACGAGTACATGAGGCTCAACAAAACAACACAAGAGCAATAAAAACGAGGCCTTAAGATATCACTTCCCTTCGGGGGACAGTGTAAGGATTCTTGCCGCTTATCTTTCAGCCCCCATCCGAGTCGATCAGTTTAATTTCGTGCAGTTTGGTAAAAAAGCTGAGATTTTTCGTGAGTCCCTTTCATCTGACAGCGACGAAAAGGAATGGATGCAATTTATGAGCATGCTGTCTCGCTCCTTCTCTATCAATATATTGATGACCAGCACTTAATAACCTACTAGCTTctgttaaaaaaataaaagtctTAGTGGGTAAGTGTCACGGCTTATAGTTAACAAAACTGGAAACTTGATAATTGTgacactcctctctctcttAGAGCAAGTTATTATAGTAGACTGTAAGCAAACTAAAtgtgaggtggaggagagagaaaagaagtgAGCTGCAAGCTTGCAGCTAGTTTCGACACGAgaatcaaaaaaaattgtaagagACGTTAGCCTCACATTAATAATGATGGACTAACTACTATACAAGTGGGCTAAAAGGTAGACTACGACAATCTTTGCAGTCAGCCACTGGCTATATTATTAATCTTGCTCTCATCCTATAGAACTCTCCATCATCTCTCTTCATAAATGACTGTGCCATTTCAGcaaatttgctgatgtggcataaTATTTATGCTAATGACCCTCTATTTATGTTATGATCTTATACCAATTTCAATGAGAGTGTCATAGACATTAATGTTGTTGACATGGCAGCCTCATTATGAAGAGAGAGACATGAGAGGGAGTGTCATAGAGAAatatcatcaccatgacactcctccTGCTCGATTTATCTAGTTTACTGTTTTGATAACTGTATCGATGACACTCTCATTGACACTGGTCTTATAAAATATAAATTAACAGAGCACGTGGCGCAAGGACCATCAAGACGTCCATCAGCTGAGCTAGCCATCACCTCAGGCAGGACCATTCAGAGAATCACGAGCAAGGAGCCGAGCATTTCTTGACAGATCCATTAGCACTTGTGCCGGATGTGCAAGGCATGCATGCAGTGTGGCCGCGGCCATGGGATCGGACAAGCAGGAGGGGCCAGCACCATGCATGTGACTCAAGGCAAGCAGTATTAATGAGATGGTCCTTACAAGTACGTAATTGTTCGAGTAGTCCACACATATACACCGATGTACAGTACAGCATTAAATCAAGTAGGCAACGTACATCTGCTTCATCTTTTGGTTACAACGACAGACCTATGCTAGTATGTATCAGTGAACTTATATTAACACCACGAGTAATAATCGTCAGTAGCTGCTAGTAATTAATCACGACAGGCCTCGGCTTGCTGACTCGCTCTGGCTCTTGGTTCGTGTCGGACTTGCTCCATGCAAACCAGAAAACTGAAAATTGCTGACGCATCAATTCCTTTGTGATTGTTGCCATTGGACACTTTGCAAATTACCTCAACGAAGCAGAATCCAAATTCAACATGCCCAGCCCTGTAGTGGCGCCAGGACACAAAAGGCCTATCGCACCAGGAAATCTGAATGTTCCATTTCCTCAACCAAGGAAATTCGGGGATCACAACTGAACACCGTTAAGCATCAGCTATGGACTGACCAACCCAAGAAGAAATAAACTGCCGCTGCTGCAACGATAGATATACAAGCGTAATAAAACAACACATTTAAGCTGCACAACTAACCATTCATCCTTTCAGTGCCACCACTGTACACAGCAAAAAGTCCTATGTTAGCCGAGCTACCAAAAGCTAATAAGGCTAGTCAagggctatatatatacatatgccCCCCGGCATGCTAACTAATTCTGAAGACCAGCAACTTCTCCTCGCTTAAGCACCCAAGGTACCTCCCTCCACCTGGACTTTCTGCATACCTTAAATCAAGGATCGGCTGCCGGTGGGAGCAAACATCAGCATGAATAGCAAACGAAGGCAGTTGCCACGTCCGGACCCCGCGCAGCGACTCGTCCCCATAGGCGAAGAGATGTTGATTGTCTCCATAAGGTATGATTGCTGATTTTGACATGCGTACCTCGCTTACGTTGCCGAAGCATGTTGTGCCTTCAGAGAAGGATCCGTTACTTCTCCTGATAAAGGAGTGGTGGCCTAATTTGCCTGAACCAACAGGGCATGATGGTGTCTGCGATAGGTAGACTTGAGATGTGTTGGCATCATCTGATACGCCAACTTTGGGCCGGAAGGAAGCCACCAAAAGATCGGTTGATGGAGGGGCACATGCAAGGGAAATGCATACACGCTGATTGTCCACCCCAGTTAGCAAATGCGGCCTGAAAGATAAACCCACAGAAAAATGAGAACCACAATTCATGGACCCGAAAAACATCAGTAAAACCGAACTGCATGATACTATGTTGCCGAACTATCACTGCTTCATATACCTGCTTTGATTGCCATCAGTATCCCACATGCAGGGACCTACAGCAGAAGCTGAAAGAATCTTCCCGCACCCATTATTATCAATTACAGAGTGGAGTGTATGAATCGGTTGTGCAGATAGCCCCATCATGGAATACAAGGGTCTCTCAGTTCGACGGATATCAAAAACCAAAACCATGCCATTCTGAAGTATGTAAACAAATCAATTCATGTAAAACATTACAAGGCACGAGAAGCTTAAGATGAGATGATGAAAGATTTACCAGCAAGCCAGCATAAATATGTCGTGAACTCGATACATCTGCTGAACACGACCAACCAGGGACCTGCTCAGTATTGTGATACATATAGTATAATTAgatagaaggaaaaaaaatcta from Panicum virgatum strain AP13 chromosome 9K, P.virgatum_v5, whole genome shotgun sequence encodes:
- the LOC120647614 gene encoding E3 ubiquitin-protein ligase RFWD3-like translates to MYHNTEQVPGWSCSADVSSSRHIYAGLLNGMVLVFDIRRTERPLYSMMGLSAQPIHTLHSVIDNNGCGKILSASAVGPCMWDTDGNQSRPHLLTGVDNQRVCISLACAPPSTDLLVASFRPKVGVSDDANTSQVYLSQTPSCPVGSGKLGHHSFIRRSNGSFSEGTTCFGNVSEVRMSKSAIIPYGDNQHLFAYGDESLRGVRTWQLPSFAIHADVCSHRQPILDLRYAESPGGGRYLGCLSEEKLLVFRIS